The genomic segment CGCTGCATCTCGCCGCCGGAGAGGCGTCCCGCCGCGCGCTCCGCCTTGTCCGCGAGTCCGACCCGCGCGAGGAGCTCCCGCGCGTGCACCGACGTGTCCGAACCGTGCACGCCGGCCAGCCAGAGGGGGAGCGCCACGTTCTCCAGCGCGGAGAGGTGGGGGAAGAGGTGGAAGAACTGGAACACGAAGCCGAGCGTCTCGCGCCGGAGCCGGAGGAGCTCCTCCTCCGGAGCGTTCTGCACCTCCGCGCCCAGGATCTCGATCACGCCTTCGCTCGGCCGGTCGAGCGTGCCGAGCAGGTTGAGGAGCGTCGTCTTCCCGGAGCCGCTCCGGCCGACGATCGCGACCACCTCGCCGGGATCGATCGAGAGCGACACGTCGGTGAGCGCGTGGACGTCCTCGCCGCCGGATGGATAGATCTTGGAGACGCGCGTGAGGCGCGCGATGGGCCCCCTGGGGGCGGCCGATCCGGCGCCCTCGGCCGGCCCGGGCTCGGGAGCGCGCTCCATTCTAGAGCTGCTGATAGTTCGGGCCGCCGCCCCCTTCGGGGGGAACCCACGTGATGATGCCGTAGGGATCGGCGATGTCGCAGGTCTTGCAGTGGACGCAGTTCGAGGGATTCAGGTGGAGTCGGATCTTCCCCGGACGCGCGGCGTCCGGCACCATCTCGTACACGTTCGCGGGGCAGAAGTGCTGGCAGGGATTCCCGTACTCCTCGCGGCAGCGCGTGACGCAGATGGACGTGTCGTGCACGATCAGGTGGCTCGGCTGGTCCTCGTCGTGCTTCGTGCCCGAGTGGAACACGTCGTTCACCTTCGTGAACGTGCGCGCGTTGTCGTAGCGCTTCTGGGTCTCCTCGAGCGGCACCGGGCTCACGCGGGCGTCCTCGAGCTTCTCCATGCGCTGGTGGCCCGGAGTCCAATGCGGGCGCTCGCCGAAGCCGCGCCCGCCGGTCACGAGCTGGAGTCCCGCGTCCAGCATGCCAATCCAGAGTCCGCGCTCGAATCCCTGGTGGAAGTTACGCACGCCCCGGAGCTCCTCCATGGCCCAGGACTCCTTCACGCGACGGTCGTACGCGGAGAGCGTCGCGGCGTCCGTCTTGCCCGTGACCAGCGCGTCGAACGCGGTCTCCGCCGCGAGCATGCCGGACTTCATCGACAGGTGAACGCCCTTCAGCCGCTGCGAGTTCAGGAACGCGGCACTCTCCCCGCACAGGAGGCCCCCCGCCCACGAGAGCCGCGGCATGGAGTAGTAGCCTCCCTCGGAGATCGCCTTGGCGCCGTAGGAGAGGATCGAGCCCCCCTCGA from the Candidatus Eisenbacteria bacterium genome contains:
- a CDS encoding ABC transporter ATP-binding protein → MERAPEPGPAEGAGSAAPRGPIARLTRVSKIYPSGGEDVHALTDVSLSIDPGEVVAIVGRSGSGKTTLLNLLGTLDRPSEGVIEILGAEVQNAPEEELLRLRRETLGFVFQFFHLFPHLSALENVALPLWLAGVHGSDTSVHARELLARVGLADKAERAAGRLSGGEMQRVAIARALAASPALVLADEPTGNLDQANAETVIDLLTSLARERGTSLVLATHSEAAAQVADRRVLMTDGRVSEIR